The Sphingomicrobium sp. genome has a window encoding:
- a CDS encoding carbohydrate ABC transporter permease: MSADVRRGRLTPLGWAGLILGAIIMLAPLIWTVLLSLKANADLVGHSEAALKPPYTLQNYVAIFGNSLTTRWLLNSAIVALGQTAGVLILASLAGYGFSRLDFPFRRTLFIFVLVGLAIPSQAVILVQHQLFAWLHLHNSYPGLILPGLIAPFGVFFMTTYMRGIPRELDEAAMLDGASRWRIFWKVILPLTIPAQSTLAVFTFLGAWNDYWWPLISATRSDMYTLTVGLAAAQMNYAQTSGLGYLMAQAVFASIPIFIVYIIFQKQIVRAMAGTAVR; this comes from the coding sequence CCATCATCATGCTCGCGCCGCTAATCTGGACGGTGCTGCTGTCGCTCAAGGCGAATGCGGATCTCGTCGGGCACAGCGAAGCGGCGCTCAAGCCGCCGTACACGCTGCAGAATTACGTCGCGATTTTCGGCAACAGCCTGACGACGCGCTGGCTGCTCAACAGCGCCATCGTTGCGCTCGGCCAGACCGCCGGCGTGCTGATCCTTGCCAGCCTCGCGGGCTACGGCTTCTCGCGCCTCGACTTCCCGTTCCGCCGCACCCTCTTCATCTTCGTGCTCGTCGGCCTCGCAATCCCCAGCCAGGCGGTGATCCTCGTCCAGCACCAGCTGTTCGCCTGGCTTCACCTCCACAACAGCTATCCCGGCCTCATCCTTCCAGGATTGATCGCGCCTTTCGGCGTCTTCTTCATGACCACCTATATGCGGGGCATCCCGCGCGAGCTCGACGAAGCCGCGATGCTCGACGGCGCGTCGCGGTGGCGGATCTTCTGGAAAGTGATCCTGCCGCTGACGATCCCCGCGCAATCGACGCTCGCGGTCTTCACCTTCCTCGGCGCCTGGAACGATTATTGGTGGCCGCTGATCAGCGCGACGCGCAGCGACATGTACACGCTCACGGTCGGTCTCGCTGCGGCGCAGATGAACTATGCACAGACCAGCGGGCTCGGCTATTTGATGGCGCAGGCCGTGTTCGCCTCGATCCCGATCTTCATCGTCTACATCATTTTCCAGAAGCAGATCGTCCGCGCGATGGCCGGGACGGCGGTACGATGA